One genomic segment of Kocuria rhizophila DC2201 includes these proteins:
- a CDS encoding DNA-methyltransferase produces MSAPEPFTFDPEGTSAIVHGENLTVLESLPDESFSLVYLDPPFNTGRDQVRRTTRSVPVAHGEGDRVGFAGRSYETIMGSLRRYEDSFADYLGFLEPRLAHARRVLARHGTLYVHLDYREVHYVKVLLDAMFGRECFLNEIVWAYDFGGRTTRRWPAKHDTILVYVKDPAAYHFNSQDVDREPYMAPGLVGPEKAARGKLPTDVWWHTIVSPTGREKTGYPTQKPAGVLRRIVTASSRPGDWVLDFFAGSGTTGAVSAELGRRFVCVDSNPEAVEVMRLRLPDVPVRTA; encoded by the coding sequence GTGAGCGCGCCGGAGCCCTTCACGTTCGACCCGGAGGGCACCAGCGCCATCGTGCACGGTGAGAACCTCACCGTGCTGGAGTCCCTGCCGGACGAGTCCTTCTCCCTGGTGTACCTGGACCCCCCGTTCAACACGGGCAGGGACCAGGTGCGCCGCACCACCCGCTCGGTGCCCGTGGCCCACGGCGAGGGGGACCGGGTGGGGTTCGCCGGGCGCTCCTACGAGACGATCATGGGCTCGCTGCGCCGCTACGAGGACTCGTTCGCGGACTACCTGGGGTTCCTGGAACCCCGGCTGGCGCACGCCCGGCGGGTGCTGGCCCGCCACGGCACCCTGTACGTGCACCTGGACTACCGCGAGGTGCACTACGTCAAGGTGCTGCTGGACGCGATGTTCGGCCGGGAGTGCTTCCTCAACGAGATCGTGTGGGCCTACGACTTCGGCGGGCGCACCACCCGGCGCTGGCCCGCCAAGCACGACACCATCCTGGTGTACGTGAAGGATCCTGCGGCGTACCACTTCAACTCGCAGGACGTGGACCGCGAGCCCTACATGGCCCCGGGTCTCGTGGGACCGGAGAAGGCCGCGCGCGGCAAGCTGCCCACAGACGTGTGGTGGCACACGATCGTCTCCCCCACCGGGCGGGAGAAGACCGGCTATCCCACCCAGAAGCCCGCGGGTGTGCTGCGGCGGATCGTCACGGCGTCCTCGCGGCCCGGGGACTGGGTGCTGGACTTCTTCGCGGGCTCGGGCACCACGGGCGCGGTCAGCGCCGAGCTGGGGCGCCGGTTCGTGTGCGTGGACAGCAACCCCGAGGCCGTGGAGGTCATGCGGTTGCGCCTGCCGGACGTGCCCGTGCGCACCGCCTGA
- a CDS encoding twin-arginine translocase TatA/TatE family subunit encodes MFGISGGEAIIILIVALVVIGPERVPEYAQKFKEMVKAVRGYATGATADLKESLGPEFADLDWRKLDPRQYDPRVIVREALLEDDDPAPQHATPATVTPTVRRLARGERAPFDTEAT; translated from the coding sequence GTGTTCGGGATTTCTGGCGGGGAAGCCATCATCATTCTCATCGTGGCCCTGGTGGTCATCGGCCCGGAGCGGGTTCCCGAGTACGCGCAGAAGTTCAAGGAGATGGTCAAGGCCGTCCGCGGCTACGCCACCGGCGCCACCGCCGACCTCAAGGAGAGCCTGGGCCCGGAGTTCGCGGACCTCGACTGGCGCAAGCTCGACCCCCGGCAGTACGACCCCCGCGTGATCGTGCGCGAGGCACTGCTCGAGGACGACGACCCCGCGCCCCAGCACGCCACGCCCGCGACGGTGACACCCACGGTGCGCCGCCTGGCCCGCGGCGAGCGGGCGCCCTTCGACACCGAGGCCACCTGA
- a CDS encoding PHP domain-containing protein, with product MRIDLHTHSIASDGTETPADVARSAHAAGLSVFALTDHDTTAGWQEAGDTAVSLGVAFVPGMEITCTTADGISVHMLSYLHDPAYQPLVERIEECRRNRLTRARRMVELLGEDYDIGWEDVTAQVGPGATVGRPHIADALVALGVVPTRSDAFSNLLSGRSKYYVRHDALDPVEAIKLVRAAGGVPVCAHPMAPLRGRVASAVDFGAMIDAGLAGLEVAHRDNPDESRAVLMTMAAEHDLLVTGSSDYHGDGKPNRLGENSTSVRSLTRICEQATSGVEVRWP from the coding sequence GTGAGAATCGACCTGCACACCCACTCGATCGCCTCGGACGGCACGGAGACCCCCGCCGACGTCGCCCGCTCGGCCCACGCGGCCGGGCTCAGTGTCTTCGCGCTCACCGACCACGACACGACCGCGGGCTGGCAGGAGGCCGGGGACACCGCCGTGTCCCTGGGAGTGGCGTTCGTCCCGGGCATGGAGATCACGTGCACCACCGCGGACGGCATCTCCGTGCACATGCTCAGCTACCTGCACGACCCCGCGTACCAGCCGCTCGTGGAGCGGATCGAGGAGTGCCGCCGCAACCGGCTCACCCGGGCGCGGCGCATGGTCGAGCTGCTGGGGGAGGACTACGACATCGGCTGGGAGGACGTCACCGCACAGGTGGGGCCGGGCGCCACGGTGGGCCGCCCGCACATCGCGGACGCGCTCGTGGCCCTGGGCGTGGTGCCCACGCGCTCGGACGCGTTCTCAAACCTGCTCTCCGGGCGCTCCAAGTACTACGTGCGCCACGACGCCCTGGATCCCGTGGAGGCCATCAAGCTGGTGCGCGCGGCCGGCGGCGTGCCGGTGTGCGCGCACCCCATGGCACCGCTGCGGGGCCGGGTGGCCAGCGCGGTGGACTTCGGGGCCATGATCGACGCCGGCCTGGCCGGTCTGGAGGTCGCCCACCGGGACAACCCGGACGAGTCCCGCGCGGTGCTCATGACCATGGCCGCCGAGCACGACCTGCTGGTCACGGGCTCCAGCGACTATCACGGGGACGGCAAGCCCAACCGGCTGGGGGAGAACTCCACGTCCGTGCGCTCGCTCACGAGGATCTGCGAGCAGGCGACCTCCGGCGTGGAGGTCCGCTGGCCCTGA
- a CDS encoding DEAD/DEAH box helicase — translation MIDITATPEQDAPELDESGAQAVEATEPVEESSFADFGVRQDIVDALAAHGITSPFPIQAMTLPIALSGQDIIGQAKTGTGKTLGFGIPALQRAVGRDDAGWEQLAKPGAPQALIVVPTRELAVQVGSDLSIAAKTRNARVATIYGGRPYESQIAELEKGVEVVVGTPGRLIDLNRQHFLDLSHVRMVVLDEADEMLDLGFLPDVEKLLATVPAVRQTMLFSATMPGPVVAMARRYMTRPMHIRAAAPDEGTTKKDIRQVIYRAHHLDKDEVVARILQAEGRGRSIIFTRTKRAAAKLADELIHRGFAAAPLHGDLGQGAREQALRAFRNSKVDVLVATDVAARGIDVEDVTHVINFQCPEDEKTYLHRTGRTGRAGNKGTAITFVDWDDVPRWRLIDKALELGIPEPVETYSSSEHLYSDLNIPRTAKGKLPKSQRTLEGLDAEEMEDLGDARPRRDDKRSSGGPRNGSGGRRRSGASGSDGRRSGGSGSRERSGQSSESRENGREKTAHAPREKSVETSGEGGAKRRRRRRRPSGQNRGGNGQGAQQSPAAGE, via the coding sequence TTGATCGACATCACCGCAACACCCGAGCAGGACGCCCCGGAGCTCGACGAGTCCGGCGCGCAGGCCGTCGAGGCCACCGAACCCGTGGAAGAGTCCTCGTTCGCGGACTTCGGGGTCCGCCAGGACATCGTGGACGCGCTCGCGGCCCACGGCATCACCTCCCCGTTCCCCATCCAGGCCATGACGCTGCCCATCGCGCTCTCCGGCCAGGACATCATCGGCCAGGCCAAGACCGGCACCGGCAAGACCCTGGGCTTCGGCATCCCCGCGCTGCAGCGCGCGGTGGGCCGTGACGACGCCGGCTGGGAGCAGCTCGCGAAGCCCGGCGCACCGCAGGCACTGATCGTGGTCCCCACGCGCGAGCTCGCGGTGCAGGTGGGCAGCGACCTCTCGATCGCGGCGAAGACCCGCAACGCGCGCGTGGCCACCATCTACGGCGGCCGGCCCTACGAGTCCCAGATCGCCGAGCTCGAGAAGGGCGTGGAGGTGGTGGTGGGCACCCCCGGGCGCCTGATCGACCTCAACCGCCAGCACTTCCTGGACCTGAGCCACGTGCGCATGGTCGTGCTGGACGAGGCGGACGAGATGCTGGACCTGGGCTTCCTGCCGGACGTGGAGAAGCTGCTCGCCACGGTCCCGGCCGTGCGCCAGACCATGCTGTTCTCGGCCACCATGCCCGGCCCCGTGGTCGCGATGGCCCGGCGCTACATGACCCGGCCCATGCACATCCGCGCGGCGGCCCCGGACGAGGGCACCACCAAGAAGGACATCCGCCAGGTCATCTACCGCGCCCACCACCTCGACAAGGACGAGGTCGTGGCGCGCATCCTGCAGGCCGAGGGCCGCGGGCGCAGCATCATCTTCACGCGCACCAAGCGCGCCGCCGCCAAGCTCGCGGACGAGCTGATCCACCGCGGTTTCGCGGCCGCTCCCCTGCACGGCGACCTCGGCCAGGGCGCGCGTGAGCAGGCGCTGCGCGCGTTCCGCAACTCGAAGGTGGACGTGCTCGTGGCCACGGACGTCGCGGCCCGCGGCATCGACGTGGAGGACGTCACCCACGTGATCAACTTCCAGTGCCCCGAGGACGAGAAGACCTACCTGCACCGCACCGGGCGCACCGGCCGCGCGGGCAACAAGGGCACCGCCATCACGTTCGTGGACTGGGACGACGTCCCGCGCTGGCGGCTGATCGACAAGGCCCTGGAGCTCGGCATCCCCGAGCCCGTGGAGACCTACTCCTCCTCCGAGCACCTGTACTCGGACCTCAACATCCCGCGCACCGCCAAGGGCAAGCTGCCGAAGTCCCAGCGCACGCTGGAGGGCCTGGACGCCGAGGAGATGGAGGACCTCGGGGACGCGCGTCCGCGCCGCGACGACAAGCGCTCCTCCGGCGGGCCCCGCAACGGCTCCGGCGGACGACGCCGCTCGGGGGCCTCGGGCTCCGACGGCCGCCGTTCCGGTGGTTCCGGCTCCCGCGAGCGCTCGGGGCAGTCCTCCGAGAGCCGGGAGAACGGCCGCGAGAAGACCGCGCACGCCCCGCGCGAGAAGTCCGTGGAGACCTCGGGTGAGGGCGGCGCCAAGCGGCGTCGTCGGCGTCGTCGTCCCTCGGGGCAGAACCGGGGCGGCAACGGGCAGGGTGCCCAGCAGTCCCCCGCCGCCGGAGAGTAG
- a CDS encoding general stress protein, with the protein MSTPNRVPSQLSIAPEMPRGEVVGRYRTYAEAQKAVDYMSDEHFPVAMVSIIGSDLKSVEQVTGRLSYPRVALQGALNGIFFGAFLGLILTMFGGPQMAASIVPTMLLGGAFFMLMATITYAMSRGKRDFTSTSRIVAGSYEVLAAPEVAGQARQVLSGMPGEPGAGVRAQGHAPFGGRGPGGARQDGWNGGHWGHGGPGHGGTQQGAPQNGAPQNGPYTGGPTGQPGVPGQGAPAGAAHGSSPAASGPGVHEGTQPGPEAQQDPHRSAKFPDLPDGRPQYGIRVEPEAAPEATPEVDRSAPWTRTGGPAAADDARDTQQGGGIENRTPEDRR; encoded by the coding sequence ATGAGCACCCCGAATCGCGTCCCGTCCCAGTTGTCCATCGCACCAGAGATGCCACGCGGCGAAGTGGTCGGCCGCTACCGAACCTACGCCGAGGCCCAGAAGGCCGTGGACTACATGTCCGACGAGCACTTCCCCGTGGCCATGGTCTCGATCATCGGCAGCGACCTGAAGTCCGTGGAGCAGGTGACCGGGCGGCTGTCCTACCCCCGGGTGGCCCTGCAGGGTGCGCTCAACGGCATCTTCTTCGGCGCGTTCCTCGGGCTGATCCTCACCATGTTCGGCGGCCCGCAGATGGCCGCGTCCATCGTGCCCACCATGCTGCTGGGCGGTGCGTTCTTCATGCTGATGGCCACCATCACGTACGCGATGTCCCGCGGCAAGCGGGACTTCACGTCCACCAGCCGGATCGTGGCGGGCAGCTACGAGGTGCTCGCGGCACCGGAGGTGGCCGGACAGGCGCGCCAGGTGCTCAGCGGCATGCCCGGTGAACCGGGTGCCGGGGTACGCGCCCAGGGCCACGCCCCGTTCGGCGGTCGCGGTCCGGGTGGTGCCCGTCAGGACGGGTGGAACGGCGGGCACTGGGGCCACGGCGGCCCGGGCCACGGCGGAACCCAGCAGGGTGCGCCCCAGAACGGCGCACCCCAGAACGGCCCGTACACCGGTGGCCCCACTGGGCAGCCGGGTGTGCCGGGCCAGGGCGCGCCCGCCGGCGCCGCCCACGGCAGCAGCCCCGCGGCGTCGGGCCCCGGCGTTCACGAGGGCACGCAGCCGGGCCCGGAGGCACAGCAGGACCCCCACCGCTCCGCGAAGTTCCCGGACCTCCCGGACGGACGCCCCCAGTACGGCATCCGCGTGGAGCCCGAGGCAGCGCCCGAGGCAACTCCGGAGGTGGACCGTTCCGCGCCGTGGACCCGCACCGGTGGCCCCGCAGCCGCGGACGACGCCCGGGACACCCAGCAGGGCGGCGGCATCGAGAACCGCACCCCGGAGGACCGCCGCTGA
- a CDS encoding Mrp/NBP35 family ATP-binding protein has protein sequence MSGNGTEAVDPRLREALDGVIDPELRRPVTELGMIPEAVLEGGTARVTVLLTVSGCPLRGTIEADLHEALAAVPGVEHVAVDVGVMTPAQRQQLQERLGHHRSNPFADPHSLTRVHAITSGKGGVGKSSVTVNLAAALAAMGRTVGIVDADVHGFSVPGLLGITQSPTRVGDMILPPVVEVPEGVDRRPEDGATGAGHRSRGVIKVISIGMFVDPAQPVAWRGPMLHRAIEQFLTDVHFGDLDHLLLDLPPGTGDIAISVGQLLPRSGVVVVSTPQHAAVSVAQRSGTLAEQTEQSVTGVVENMSAMVMPDGTRMEVFGSGGGQRIADSLGERLGYPVPLLGSVPLDVTVREASDRGVPAVWSEPDSPAAGQLWEIARALDAQGRGLAGRSLGITPRG, from the coding sequence GTGAGCGGGAACGGCACGGAGGCCGTCGACCCTCGGCTGCGCGAGGCGCTCGACGGCGTGATCGACCCCGAGCTGCGCCGTCCCGTGACGGAGCTCGGCATGATCCCCGAGGCGGTGCTGGAGGGCGGGACCGCGCGGGTCACCGTGCTGCTCACGGTCTCCGGGTGCCCGCTGCGCGGGACCATCGAGGCCGACCTGCACGAGGCCCTGGCGGCGGTGCCCGGCGTCGAGCACGTGGCCGTGGACGTGGGGGTGATGACCCCCGCCCAGCGCCAGCAGCTGCAGGAGCGGCTGGGACACCACCGCAGCAACCCGTTCGCGGACCCGCACAGCCTGACCCGGGTGCACGCGATCACCAGCGGCAAGGGCGGGGTGGGCAAGTCCAGCGTCACCGTGAACCTGGCCGCGGCGCTGGCCGCCATGGGGCGCACCGTCGGCATCGTGGACGCGGACGTGCACGGCTTCTCGGTGCCCGGGCTGCTGGGCATCACGCAGTCCCCCACGCGCGTGGGGGACATGATCCTGCCGCCCGTGGTGGAGGTGCCCGAGGGCGTGGACCGCAGGCCCGAGGACGGCGCCACCGGGGCGGGGCACCGCTCGCGCGGCGTCATCAAGGTGATCTCCATCGGGATGTTCGTGGACCCCGCCCAGCCGGTGGCGTGGCGCGGGCCCATGCTGCACCGGGCCATCGAGCAGTTCCTCACGGACGTGCACTTCGGGGACCTGGACCACCTGCTCCTGGACCTGCCCCCGGGCACCGGGGACATCGCCATCTCGGTGGGTCAGCTGCTGCCCCGCTCGGGGGTGGTGGTGGTCTCCACCCCGCAGCACGCCGCCGTGAGCGTCGCGCAGCGCTCGGGCACGCTCGCGGAGCAAACCGAGCAGAGCGTCACGGGCGTGGTCGAGAACATGTCCGCCATGGTCATGCCGGACGGCACCCGCATGGAGGTCTTCGGCTCCGGCGGCGGGCAGCGGATCGCGGACTCCCTGGGGGAACGGCTGGGCTACCCGGTGCCGCTGCTGGGCAGCGTGCCCCTGGACGTCACCGTGCGAGAGGCCTCCGACCGCGGCGTGCCCGCGGTGTGGTCCGAGCCCGACTCCCCGGCGGCCGGTCAGCTGTGGGAGATCGCCCGCGCACTCGACGCCCAGGGCCGCGGGCTGGCGGGGCGCAGCCTCGGCATCACGCCGCGGGGCTGA
- a CDS encoding aminopeptidase P family protein — protein MSQGSEHTAVSHHASEDAAQPMDERVDNRSQRPDSDQFRAFMASSWAQPETTTTTRAEVAEFAAARRARLSRLFPGERLVIPAGAPKVRSNDTDYRFRPHSAFAHVTGMGVDHEPEAVLVMEPTEPGHGDDGSDHVATLYFHPMAGRDSDEFYADAKNGEFWVGSRPTLQQLQDEFGLPTQDLSALETAVTKDAGNAALGGLSIRLVRDVDLNMDALVDTSRINTGVDLEQSDSKDATLTEALSELRLVKDEYEIGQLRVAVDATIRGFEDIVSVLPRAIGGERGERVVEGAFFSRARLEGNDLGYDTIAASGNNATVLHWIRNNGSVKPGELILVDAGVEADSLYTADLTRTLPVDGTYTEIQRTIYQAVLDASEAAFEVAVPGNRFRDVHAAAMEVLAHRLEQWGLLPVSAEVSLSESGQHHRRWMPHGTSHHLGLDVHDCAQAKRELYLDAVIEPGMVFTIEPGLYFKEEDLAIPEQYRGIGVRIEDDVLVTEQGNENLSAALPRRPEDVEAWIQGIWNRDENVGPTEGPAA, from the coding sequence ATGAGCCAGGGCTCAGAACACACCGCCGTTTCCCACCACGCGAGCGAGGACGCCGCGCAGCCCATGGACGAGCGGGTGGACAACCGCTCTCAGCGCCCGGACAGCGACCAGTTCCGCGCGTTCATGGCCTCGAGCTGGGCCCAGCCCGAGACGACGACGACGACGCGCGCCGAGGTCGCGGAGTTCGCTGCCGCCCGCCGTGCCCGGCTCTCGCGCCTGTTCCCGGGTGAGCGCCTGGTGATCCCGGCTGGTGCACCCAAGGTGCGCTCGAACGACACCGACTACCGCTTCCGCCCGCACTCCGCGTTCGCCCACGTGACCGGCATGGGTGTGGACCACGAGCCCGAGGCCGTGCTGGTGATGGAGCCCACCGAGCCGGGCCACGGCGACGACGGCAGCGACCACGTGGCCACGCTCTACTTCCACCCCATGGCCGGGCGGGACTCCGACGAGTTCTACGCCGACGCCAAGAACGGCGAGTTCTGGGTGGGCTCCCGCCCCACCCTGCAGCAGCTGCAGGACGAGTTCGGACTGCCCACGCAGGACCTCTCCGCGCTGGAGACCGCCGTGACCAAGGACGCCGGCAACGCCGCCCTGGGCGGGCTGAGCATCCGCCTGGTGCGGGACGTGGACCTGAACATGGACGCCCTCGTGGACACCTCCCGCATCAACACGGGCGTGGACCTGGAGCAGTCGGACAGCAAGGACGCCACGCTCACCGAGGCGCTGAGCGAGCTGCGCCTGGTCAAGGACGAGTACGAGATCGGCCAGCTGCGCGTGGCCGTGGACGCCACCATCCGCGGCTTCGAGGACATCGTCTCGGTGCTGCCGCGGGCGATCGGCGGCGAGCGCGGCGAGCGCGTGGTCGAGGGGGCGTTCTTCTCACGGGCCCGTCTGGAGGGCAACGACCTCGGCTACGACACCATTGCGGCGTCCGGCAACAACGCCACCGTGCTGCACTGGATCCGCAACAACGGCTCGGTGAAGCCGGGCGAGCTGATCCTCGTGGACGCGGGCGTGGAGGCGGACTCCCTCTACACCGCGGACCTCACCCGCACCCTGCCGGTGGACGGGACCTACACGGAGATCCAGCGCACCATCTACCAGGCGGTCCTGGACGCCTCGGAGGCCGCCTTCGAGGTGGCCGTGCCGGGCAACCGCTTCCGGGACGTGCACGCCGCGGCCATGGAGGTCCTGGCCCACCGCCTCGAGCAGTGGGGCCTGCTGCCGGTCTCCGCGGAGGTCTCCCTCTCCGAGTCCGGTCAGCACCACCGCCGCTGGATGCCGCACGGCACGAGCCACCACCTGGGCCTGGACGTCCACGACTGCGCGCAGGCCAAGCGCGAGCTGTACCTGGACGCCGTGATCGAGCCGGGCATGGTGTTCACCATCGAGCCCGGGCTGTACTTCAAGGAGGAGGACCTCGCGATCCCGGAGCAGTACCGCGGGATCGGCGTGCGCATCGAGGACGACGTGCTCGTCACCGAGCAGGGCAACGAGAACCTCTCCGCGGCCCTGCCCCGGCGCCCGGAGGACGTCGAGGCCTGGATCCAGGGCATCTGGAACCGGGACGAGAACGTGGGACCCACGGAGGGTCCGGCCGCCTGA
- a CDS encoding DUF1003 domain-containing protein, whose product MSSPRQNPSAQYSPGPLDQPREKRPGYLPRFRPNPDSFGQLTEAIARWMGTPQFLLWMTVFVTIWLGWNTMAPEEIQFDPRSLNFTLLTLMLSLQASYAAPLLLLAQNRQDDRDRVVAEEDRKRGQQNLADTEYLTREIASLRIALREVATRDYVRSELRNLLEEILEAQDQRAEAGEAEPAGRRAEGGRKNPGSRKGDRVKRTGTTPLAETPEATYGVAPAPSGTDDDARSATAPPGSHAAGHPAPGPGAAASSDPAGAPGEDGREGHL is encoded by the coding sequence ATGAGTAGTCCCCGACAGAACCCCTCGGCGCAGTACTCCCCCGGTCCCCTGGACCAGCCGAGGGAGAAGCGCCCCGGGTACCTGCCCCGGTTCCGGCCCAACCCGGACTCGTTCGGCCAGCTCACCGAGGCGATCGCCCGGTGGATGGGCACGCCGCAGTTCCTGCTGTGGATGACCGTGTTCGTGACCATCTGGCTGGGCTGGAACACCATGGCCCCCGAGGAGATCCAGTTCGACCCTCGGTCCCTGAACTTCACGCTGCTCACGCTCATGCTGTCCCTCCAGGCGTCCTACGCCGCGCCCCTGCTGCTGCTCGCGCAGAACCGGCAGGACGACCGTGACCGCGTGGTCGCCGAGGAGGACCGCAAGCGCGGTCAGCAGAACCTCGCGGACACCGAGTACCTCACGCGCGAGATCGCGTCCCTGCGGATCGCGCTGCGCGAGGTCGCCACGCGCGACTACGTCCGCTCCGAGCTGCGCAACCTGCTCGAGGAGATCCTCGAGGCCCAGGACCAGCGCGCGGAGGCCGGCGAGGCCGAGCCCGCGGGTCGGCGCGCCGAGGGCGGGCGGAAGAACCCCGGTTCTCGCAAGGGGGACCGCGTCAAGCGCACCGGTACAACCCCGCTCGCCGAGACTCCCGAGGCCACCTACGGCGTGGCCCCCGCCCCGTCCGGGACCGACGACGACGCCCGGTCGGCCACCGCGCCCCCCGGTTCCCACGCGGCGGGGCACCCCGCCCCCGGACCCGGCGCGGCGGCGTCGTCGGATCCGGCAGGGGCACCCGGCGAGGACGGTCGGGAGGGGCACCTGTGA
- a CDS encoding magnesium transporter MgtE N-terminal domain-containing protein, with translation MSTNLSKIFVARLIGLDVFDPLGDRLGRLRDVVVLLRPGSRPSLKTRPLVVGLVVEVLGKKRVFVPMTRVTSIDADQIISTGLVNLRRFEQRGAETLAVGELFDRTVVLLDGSGTATIEDVAMEKSNNRGDWVISQLFVRRSQATGGLIRRRNQTLIVDWEDTDDPSNAGHQPATQWVAQHEEDQAADLADELRDMPDKRKLEIAAELQDERLADVLEELPEDDQVFILTHMDNERAVALLEEMDPDDATDLLNELPEAEAERFITMMEPEDAEDVRRLREYEEGTAGSLMTPVPIVLSPEATVAEALAHIRQEEVIPAAASAVLVCRPPLETPTGKYLGFVHTQRLLRYPPPEAIGNLIDRSIEPVSDQASVADVARELATYDLTILPVVNDQDRLVGAVTIDDVLDALLPEDWRTYDDGTPVRKVGKRYE, from the coding sequence GTGAGCACAAACCTTTCCAAGATCTTCGTGGCCCGCCTGATCGGCCTGGACGTCTTCGACCCCCTCGGCGACCGCCTGGGGCGGCTGCGCGACGTCGTCGTGCTGCTGCGCCCCGGCAGCCGACCGTCGCTGAAGACCCGGCCGCTCGTGGTGGGCCTCGTGGTGGAGGTGCTGGGCAAGAAACGGGTGTTCGTGCCCATGACACGCGTGACGAGCATCGACGCGGACCAGATCATCTCCACCGGCCTCGTGAACCTGCGCCGCTTCGAGCAGCGCGGCGCGGAGACCCTCGCGGTGGGCGAGCTCTTCGACCGCACCGTGGTGCTGCTGGACGGCTCCGGCACGGCGACCATCGAGGACGTCGCCATGGAGAAGTCCAACAACCGCGGCGACTGGGTGATCTCCCAGCTGTTCGTGCGCCGCTCGCAGGCCACGGGCGGGCTGATCCGGCGTCGCAACCAGACGCTGATCGTGGACTGGGAGGACACCGACGACCCCTCCAACGCGGGCCACCAGCCGGCCACCCAGTGGGTCGCGCAGCACGAGGAGGACCAGGCGGCGGACCTCGCGGACGAGCTGCGGGACATGCCCGACAAGCGCAAGCTGGAGATCGCCGCCGAGCTGCAGGACGAGCGCCTCGCGGACGTGCTCGAGGAGCTGCCCGAGGACGACCAGGTGTTCATCCTGACCCACATGGACAACGAGCGCGCCGTGGCACTGCTCGAGGAGATGGACCCGGACGACGCCACCGACCTGCTCAACGAGCTGCCGGAGGCCGAGGCCGAACGCTTCATCACCATGATGGAGCCCGAGGACGCCGAGGACGTCCGACGGCTGCGCGAGTACGAGGAGGGCACCGCGGGTTCGCTCATGACCCCCGTGCCCATCGTGCTCTCCCCGGAGGCCACGGTCGCGGAGGCCCTGGCCCACATCCGGCAGGAGGAGGTCATCCCGGCCGCCGCGTCCGCCGTGCTGGTGTGCCGGCCCCCGCTCGAGACGCCCACGGGCAAGTACCTGGGGTTCGTGCACACCCAGCGGCTGCTGCGCTATCCCCCGCCCGAGGCGATCGGCAACCTGATCGACCGCTCCATCGAGCCGGTCTCGGACCAGGCGTCCGTCGCGGACGTGGCCCGCGAGCTGGCCACCTACGACCTCACCATCCTGCCGGTGGTCAACGACCAGGACAGGCTCGTGGGCGCGGTGACGATCGACGACGTCCTCGACGCGCTGCTGCCCGAGGACTGGCGCACGTACGACGACGGAACCCCCGTGAGGAAGGTGGGCAAGAGGTATGAGTAG
- a CDS encoding TetR/AcrR family transcriptional regulator: MNPAADDAAPAPPAPRARRMSRDQRREQLLNTALRVFSDGGYHATSMDEIAAAAGVSKPVLYQHFPGKRELFLALVEYTLTDLSQRLEHSLASADSNRSQVRNVIDTHFDFVHSRPQAYRLIFNADLMSFPEVAAQLDEFYQEVAHAVAALLGPRTGAPPAQAMLLSRGLVHLVQTSAVYWTRHPETGSREEVQDRLFRLAWGGIKSLNDEHAEAAPRLGGDDQD; this comes from the coding sequence ATGAACCCTGCCGCCGACGACGCCGCCCCGGCACCTCCCGCTCCCAGGGCGCGCCGGATGAGCCGGGACCAGCGCCGCGAGCAGTTGCTGAACACCGCCCTGCGGGTGTTCTCGGACGGCGGCTACCACGCCACGTCCATGGACGAGATCGCCGCGGCGGCCGGGGTGTCCAAGCCCGTGCTCTACCAGCACTTTCCCGGCAAGCGGGAGCTGTTCCTCGCCCTGGTGGAGTACACGCTCACGGACCTCTCCCAGCGACTGGAGCACTCGCTGGCCTCCGCGGACTCCAACCGCTCCCAGGTTCGCAACGTGATCGACACGCACTTCGACTTCGTCCACTCCCGCCCGCAGGCGTACCGCCTGATCTTCAACGCGGACCTCATGTCCTTCCCCGAGGTCGCGGCCCAGCTGGACGAGTTCTACCAGGAGGTCGCCCACGCGGTGGCCGCGCTGCTGGGCCCGCGCACCGGCGCCCCTCCCGCCCAGGCCATGCTGCTGTCCCGGGGTCTCGTGCACCTGGTGCAGACCTCCGCGGTGTACTGGACCCGCCACCCGGAGACGGGCTCGCGCGAGGAGGTCCAGGACCGGCTCTTCCGTTTAGCCTGGGGCGGAATCAAGTCCCTCAACGATGAGCACGCGGAGGCGGCTCCTAGACTGGGCGGCGACGACCAGGACTGA
- a CDS encoding DUF3107 domain-containing protein, which translates to MEIKIGIQNVARELVVNSEITADEVQAKVTEALNAGTPLVLQDSKGTTTVVPAASIGYVETGQETKRKVGFTPLPLG; encoded by the coding sequence ATGGAAATCAAGATCGGGATTCAGAACGTGGCCCGCGAGCTCGTGGTCAACAGCGAGATCACGGCGGACGAGGTCCAGGCCAAGGTCACCGAGGCCCTGAACGCTGGCACCCCCCTGGTGCTGCAGGACTCCAAGGGGACCACCACCGTGGTGCCCGCCGCGAGCATCGGCTACGTGGAGACCGGCCAGGAGACCAAGCGCAAGGTGGGCTTCACGCCGCTGCCCCTCGGGTGA